One window from the genome of Nicotiana tomentosiformis chromosome 5, ASM39032v3, whole genome shotgun sequence encodes:
- the LOC138892161 gene encoding uncharacterized protein, translating to MRIGLLGKSKLGFVDGRFSKSRFEPELHDQWEKVNVIVLSWIMNVVRPGVLSSVVYASNAHKFWENLRERFDKVKGARVQYLHKEIHSLTQGSMTMTDYFSKLRDLWDKFDAIMPCPSCPCPESIRYLEHFEYQRPMQFLTVLNESYSQARKSIESTTLFSNKRGYHAGNNFKHVPRKCTLVCEYCHLKGHTKENCYKLVGYPPDFKSKRRGGSTGNTTSYTNQINSNSYVNKASWMTPHTGEAAYGANNAGMQ from the exons ATGAGGATTGGATTGCTAGGTAAAAGCAAACTAGGTTTTGTCGATGGTCGATTCTCTAAGTCTAGGTTTGAGCCAGAATTACATGATCAATGGGAGAAAGTGAATGTTATAGTCCTATCCTGGATCATGAATGTAGTTAGACCAGGGGTTCTGAGTAGTGTAGTGTATGCTTCAAATGCACACAAATTTTGGGAGAATCTGAGAGAAAGGTTTGACAAAGTAAAAGGTGCTAGAGTGCAATACTTGCACAAGGAAATTCACTCTCTCACTCAGGGATCAATGACTATGACAGACTATTTCTCTAAACTTAGGGATCTTTGGGATAAGTTTGATGCTATAATGCCTTGTCCTAGTTGTCCTTGTCCTGAATCAATACGGTATCTTGAGCACTTTGAGTACCAAAGGCCGATGCAGTTCCTAACTGTTTTAAATGAATCTTATAGCCAAGCTAGGA AATCAATTGAGAGCACAACTTTGTTCAGCAACAAAAGAGGATATCATGCTGGTAACAATTTCAAGCATGTGCCCAGAAAATGTACTCTGGTCTGTGAATACTGTCACCTCAAAGGTCACACTAAAGAAAATTGCTACAAGTTGGTAGGCTATCCACCAGACTTCAAGTCCAAGAGAAGAGGAGGCAGTACTGGCAATACTACCTCTTATACAAATCAGATCAACTCTAACTCCTATGTAAATAAGGCTAGTTGGATGACACCTCATACAGGAGAGGCTGCATATGGAGCTAATAATGCTGGAATGCAATGA